A single Haloarcula rubripromontorii DNA region contains:
- a CDS encoding DEAD/DEAH box helicase has translation MDGYDLVDVEVTHESADDILDSLSQDAADHIQSVQATRLQAGQPDSELRALKQLDENSVKMLEHQVDAAYRALFEMDGKALLADEVGLGKTIEVGMILKEMHFRETNDSVLILTPAQLAKQWQAELREKFGLDFVCNYDDEFSGFDDHDYIIASIDTAKSDRHRSTVLKRDWDVLVLDEAHYVKNEDTDRYDLIDRLTYNYAFFLTATPIQNELTDLYNVVSLLRPGLFGTRDVFHQYFIDSSQETLVNRDELHERLHKVMIRNRRAETDIDFTDRTVDTRTFDPSPAERELYQAVSDYVKGAYGQDQGQKLVLMLLQKEVVSSPAALKHTIEKRLDEQTELTHADELESILDLIERIDTVTKQERLLDIVEEARDNVEKGRVIVFTQFRATQRQVLDRLASEGYTVHSFHGGHSSEEKEQIVKDFEEEGGVLVSTDAMSEGRNLQFCNILVNYDLPWNPMRVEQRIGRIHRIGQKRSVYIFNMALKDTVEEYVLDRLYHKIDLFQQSVGELSSILSRLEESGTSFEDEIFERLVNAGSEVDLENDFDDMAVDLQEQRDLADKLEEFNSGVFDGFDLGASDD, from the coding sequence ATGGATGGCTACGACCTTGTCGATGTCGAGGTCACCCACGAGTCTGCAGACGATATTCTCGATAGCTTGTCCCAAGACGCTGCCGACCACATACAGAGCGTCCAAGCTACTCGCCTCCAGGCCGGCCAGCCGGACTCTGAACTCCGTGCACTGAAGCAGTTAGACGAGAACTCGGTGAAGATGCTCGAACATCAAGTAGATGCTGCGTATCGAGCACTTTTCGAGATGGACGGGAAAGCGCTGCTAGCCGACGAAGTCGGTTTGGGTAAGACCATCGAGGTCGGGATGATTCTGAAGGAGATGCACTTCCGGGAGACGAACGACTCGGTCCTCATCCTGACGCCAGCACAGTTGGCCAAACAGTGGCAGGCCGAACTCAGAGAGAAGTTCGGTCTCGACTTCGTCTGCAACTACGACGACGAGTTCAGCGGTTTCGACGACCACGACTACATCATCGCCAGCATCGATACCGCGAAAAGCGACCGGCATCGCTCGACGGTCCTCAAGCGGGATTGGGACGTGCTTGTCCTTGACGAGGCTCACTATGTCAAGAATGAGGATACGGACCGCTACGATCTCATCGACCGACTTACCTACAACTACGCGTTCTTCTTGACGGCGACGCCGATTCAGAACGAACTCACCGACCTCTACAATGTCGTCTCATTACTCCGCCCTGGCCTCTTCGGAACGCGAGACGTCTTCCACCAGTACTTCATCGATAGTAGTCAGGAGACGCTCGTCAACCGGGACGAGCTACACGAGCGGTTGCACAAGGTGATGATTCGGAACAGACGAGCCGAAACAGACATCGACTTCACCGACCGAACAGTTGATACGCGAACGTTCGATCCATCGCCGGCAGAGCGAGAACTCTACCAAGCAGTCTCGGACTATGTGAAGGGTGCGTACGGGCAAGACCAGGGTCAAAAGTTGGTCCTGATGCTATTGCAGAAAGAGGTCGTCAGTAGTCCTGCTGCGCTCAAACATACTATCGAGAAGCGGCTAGACGAACAGACAGAACTCACGCACGCTGACGAGTTAGAGTCGATTCTTGACCTCATTGAGAGAATTGATACGGTAACGAAACAGGAACGTCTCCTTGACATCGTTGAAGAGGCCCGTGATAACGTCGAAAAGGGGCGTGTCATCGTCTTCACACAGTTCCGGGCAACACAACGGCAAGTACTCGACAGACTCGCTTCAGAGGGCTACACCGTCCACTCGTTCCATGGTGGGCACTCCAGCGAGGAGAAAGAGCAGATTGTGAAGGACTTCGAAGAGGAAGGCGGCGTTCTTGTCTCGACCGACGCGATGAGCGAGGGCCGTAATCTCCAGTTCTGCAATATCCTCGTGAACTACGACCTACCGTGGAACCCGATGCGTGTCGAGCAGCGAATCGGTCGTATCCACCGCATCGGGCAAAAACGCAGTGTCTATATCTTTAATATGGCGCTGAAAGACACGGTTGAGGAATATGTCCTAGACCGTCTGTATCATAAGATCGATCTTTTCCAGCAGAGTGTCGGCGAACTAAGCTCGATACTGAGCCGACTAGAGGAGTCCGGAACCAGCTTCGAAGATGAAATCTTCGAGCGATTGGTCAACGCTGGTTCCGAGGTTGACTTGGAGAATGACTTCGACGACATGGCTGTTGATCTTCAGGAACAGCGCGACCTAGCCGACAAATTAGAGGAATTCAACAGTGGCGTCTTCGATGGATTCGACTTGGGAGCAAGTGATGACTGA
- a CDS encoding Cdc6/Cdc18 family protein, giving the protein MSDGSDLDDVWATGEIFDDEEVLHEHWTPESVPERESERDEIIRGLRRAFRGEAPKNMFLQGKTGQGKTATAQHVLEMFEQRADQQNLDVDTVYVSCANHKSSYKVACDIVEQYMGENPYGHGQHKVFEMMFDVFESLAEIVVVVLDEVDSIGDKHDILYSIPRARKQGDVKNTKLGIIGITNDSTFLSNLDPKVKSSLYDSVIQFDAYESEELQQILSRRADRAFVDGAVDDSAISLCAAFAAQDKGSARQAIDNLYEAGEVALDHADDLIIDDHVREAEERVEKRYITQSINGLTIQDQATLTAMVSVSVDGDEPARTRRVYSEYSNLCSEIGVNKLAFDRMRDHLLELDMIGIIDGKKRTGDGQGGEKYYWEMSTDTGTTIEVLESISRLDDVIDIVVSSSQNSSITNY; this is encoded by the coding sequence ATGAGTGATGGGTCCGATCTCGACGATGTCTGGGCCACAGGAGAAATATTCGATGATGAAGAAGTTCTCCATGAACACTGGACACCGGAATCCGTTCCTGAACGAGAATCCGAGCGGGACGAGATAATCCGAGGACTTCGCCGGGCCTTCCGTGGTGAAGCACCAAAGAATATGTTTCTCCAAGGAAAGACTGGGCAGGGAAAAACAGCGACTGCGCAGCACGTTCTTGAAATGTTCGAACAGCGAGCTGATCAACAGAATCTCGACGTAGATACGGTCTACGTCTCATGTGCTAACCACAAATCATCCTACAAAGTTGCCTGCGATATCGTCGAACAGTACATGGGTGAGAACCCGTACGGCCACGGTCAGCACAAGGTCTTTGAAATGATGTTCGATGTGTTTGAGAGTCTCGCAGAAATCGTTGTGGTTGTCCTCGATGAAGTCGACTCAATCGGGGATAAGCACGATATCCTCTACTCGATTCCCCGCGCCCGGAAGCAGGGCGACGTAAAAAACACCAAGCTTGGGATTATTGGGATCACGAACGATTCCACGTTTCTGTCGAATCTGGACCCGAAGGTCAAATCCTCGCTGTATGACTCAGTAATCCAGTTCGACGCGTATGAGTCGGAGGAACTACAGCAGATTCTTTCGCGACGTGCTGACCGCGCATTCGTCGATGGAGCCGTCGATGACTCAGCGATTTCGTTATGTGCTGCCTTTGCCGCGCAGGACAAGGGTTCTGCTCGGCAGGCAATCGACAACCTCTACGAGGCCGGTGAAGTTGCGCTCGATCATGCTGATGATCTCATTATCGACGACCATGTCCGGGAAGCCGAAGAGCGCGTTGAGAAACGATACATCACTCAGAGTATTAATGGCCTCACGATCCAAGACCAAGCAACGCTCACAGCCATGGTCTCCGTCTCTGTTGATGGCGACGAACCAGCCCGAACGCGCCGTGTTTACTCTGAATACTCAAATCTCTGTTCAGAAATTGGTGTCAATAAGCTAGCCTTCGATAGGATGCGAGACCACCTCCTTGAGTTGGATATGATTGGAATAATCGACGGGAAGAAACGCACAGGTGACGGTCAGGGCGGTGAAAAGTACTATTGGGAGATGAGTACGGATACTGGAACGACTATCGAGGTTCTCGAATCGATCAGCCGTCTTGACGATGTCATTGATATTGTCGTCTCATCATCGCAGAACTCGAGTATCACGAACTACTGA